The Wansuia hejianensis genomic interval GAGGCAGGTCATGAGCTGGGGAACTATGGGCAGAGTTATGCTGATATGCGGCAGCTTTCTGATGGGGAATGTCAGGAGGAGCTCATGAGTGTACATAATCAGGTAGAAAAGCTGACCGGATATGAAATGTCCCTGTTCCGTCCGCCTCTGGGGGAATATGATAACCATGTGATTGAAAATGCTGAGAGATGTGGTTACCGCACCGTGCAGGGGAATGTAGACAGCCTGGACTGGAAGGATTATGGCGTGGACTCTATCATCCAGACGGTTCTGAATCACCACGATCTGGGTAAGGGAAGCATCGTCATCTTCCGCAGCAGCGCGATGTATACCGCGGAGGCCCTGGAGGAAATTATTGCAGAGCTTCAGAGCCGGGGATTTGACCTGGTGCCTGTATCCAGGCTGTTTGATTCAAAATGATAAACCAATCAGTTAATAAAATAGCCAGAGCCGCTGTAGTGCCGCAGCGGCTCTGGCTATGTCCGTTTGAATGTGTTCAGAGGGACTGTTAAATGTGATATGCTACCAAAGCGACTTTTTCTCCTGTTTTGCTGCCGATCTCCTGCTCAAGTTCCGTGATTTTCTGACGGCAGGATTCGCTGATGTCGGCGTAACGGTCTTCCTCAGTAAGAAAAGCGGCCGTCCGTTCAGCTGCGGCTTTACAGGATTGTGGCAGTCCGGTTACGTCTGATTTGATTTCTGACATGTGTATTCCTCCTGTTGTGATTTTGTCAGAATCAGTATGTGTGTTATCTGGGAAATTATACCCGCAGGATACCTGAAAGGCACGCGCTCACAGCCGGAGGAACAACTTACGCTGTTCTGCAAAGACTATCCGAAGGGCATTTCTGAAGAAAATTTTACTGGTAGACGGAAATACTGCCCTTTTGCTTTTTGGATTCATAAAGGGCGGTGTCTGCGTTTTTCAGCAATTCGTAGAGGGACAGATCCGGGCGGCCGCATGCTACTCCAAAACTGGCGGATATGGGCAGTCCTGCCAGAGTTTGGGCACAGTAATCCTCCAGAGACTGATTGGACTCCCGGCAGATGGCCAGTGTCTGATCCAGGGAAATTCCCTGAAATAGGATACAGATTTCATCGCCGCCGAAACGGTAGACAGGATGAGGCGCACAGCGTTCTTTCAGGATAGAAGAGAAGGCTATCAGGCATTCATCGCCCTTGAGATGGCCCAGCGTATCGTTTATCGTCTTAAAATTATCTATGTCAACCATTACCAGGCGGCAGGTATCCAGCAGTCTTTTCGTCTCCAGATCATTGAAGGCCTCCTGAAGGGCTGTCCGGTTGTAAAGTCCGGTCAGACGGTCTGTCAGAAGCTCCTGGTGCATCTGATACCGCTCCAGCTCTTTTGTGATGCTGGCCTGATTCTTCTGGCGCTCAAAATGGATGACGACAAGACTGGCAGAATAGAAGCCGGTCAGGATAATAATAGAAATCAAAAAATTAACAAAAGCGTCTTCGCTGTTTAGTACGCTTACTTTATCGGGGTCCCATGTGATCCACAGTTCGCCGGCTGTCAGAGCGAGAAGGCTTGCAGCCGCAGTGATGGTGGTCAGAAGATAGTTGCCGTAAACGGTGGTCATCATGATAGGAATCGCGAACAGTAAATACAGGGCTGAAAAGATATTGTGTATAAAAAACAGCGAAAAACAGATCGCGACAAAGCACAGGGAAACGACATATTCTCTCACGCGCATAGGGGTGATCTGGTTTCTGGTAC includes:
- a CDS encoding GGDEF domain-containing protein, whose translation is MNDNNYISQIQQEYEKINCRWLKLHRMIALSSAIVSLAMEIIMFFLLNSMNGGITASPVIYLAKYIFTPCALNIIFLILIYFGTRNQITPMRVREYVVSLCFVAICFSLFFIHNIFSALYLLFAIPIMMTTVYGNYLLTTITAAASLLALTAGELWITWDPDKVSVLNSEDAFVNFLISIIILTGFYSASLVVIHFERQKNQASITKELERYQMHQELLTDRLTGLYNRTALQEAFNDLETKRLLDTCRLVMVDIDNFKTINDTLGHLKGDECLIAFSSILKERCAPHPVYRFGGDEICILFQGISLDQTLAICRESNQSLEDYCAQTLAGLPISASFGVACGRPDLSLYELLKNADTALYESKKQKGSISVYQ
- a CDS encoding polysaccharide deacetylase family protein, which encodes MRKNHMMGVVLFGLVTMVALTLLYGIDLGRDLVQVNQNLSSETKFPVCSVQTEKQQMALSFDTVWGEGNIQEILAVLKRNGVKATFFVSGEWVEQYPDRVKEISEAGHELGNYGQSYADMRQLSDGECQEELMSVHNQVEKLTGYEMSLFRPPLGEYDNHVIENAERCGYRTVQGNVDSLDWKDYGVDSIIQTVLNHHDLGKGSIVIFRSSAMYTAEALEEIIAELQSRGFDLVPVSRLFDSK